ATTAATCATATGAATAGTCCAGACAGTGAAAACGGAATGAGCCAGACAGCCAGGCCATGATTGGCAACTAAAATTCTTTCCTTAGCGGTCAGGCGTATCACTGTCTTGAGCATCCACGACTGATCGATGGAGAAAGGCAACGAAgcgacgaccacgaccacgacccaGATCACCGCAGTCCGCAGAGGCATCAATCTTACCTACTTGTCGGGCCGGGGGCGTTGAACAGTAATCGCCCGGCCACAGCCGGTTACCGCTGAGGTCCAGATAATATCATCCCGTTGCGGCTGGCGATGGAAGCGCTGGCGAAGCCGCGGCGCCGGCGCGTGCGGGAAAATGAAGCCCGTGGAGATTGTTTGGGGCGCACGGATGCGCTGACGCGATCGTCCATTGTCCGGATGAGTCACTCTCACCGGTCAGTGTTCGCGGAGGAATAAGCAGCTTCTGTCCGGCGGAGGAATAATCGTCGCTGTCTGCATGCCAGGTTTCCAGATTAAATGGTGAAACAGTGGGTACCTATCTGGCACATGCACAAACGCGGCAATGGCGTGCGTCAGCGCCCACGATAGCTCCCCTGGCTTTGCTTTCCCCTTCTTGCCTTGTGAATTTTGCATTACAATGACTGTAGAGATTTAGTTTTGTAGATTGGCGAAGATTATATTTAACCAAGCTATGTTTCTATTTCCCGGGGACGAAGCCAACATACAAACATAGAAGGGGGCAAGTTTGTTTATGAAGGATGCAAAGTTTATATAAAGTAACAAAAATTTGCTACAACAATCATTATTATAAtagaaaaatcaatttgttagggggtCTAGCCCCCACTTGTCCCCCCTAGAATTGTCCCTGCTATTCCCTGAGAGGAGATTGCTTGGCAGGATCTACATCTGCAGATATACACACTACTCCTACTTTTCAATGCAACGCAATGATACATGCTATTTTTTCCCTTGCGTGACTCTATGAGATGTGAGAGTTATAAAGGTTCAAACATCCATGGGGTGTACGTTTATGCGGCCAACTATTACACGGAAGGCTGAAAAAAAATGCGTTCAGTCGAATTAATCTAGATTCTTGGATCAAAATCGAACCTtcacttcctcctcctcctcgtccttagcTAATGAACAGTGTAAAGTAGTGAGTATTTTGCTCCTCAAAATCTAGTGCATGTGATTTTTTTTATACGAGGCTGGACAGAATACTGGTGCTCCAAAAGTTTTCTCTAAAAAGGAAAGGGAAGGAATTTCCAAGCAGTGCATGTGCAGTTACACAATTGGACAAGAAGCAAAGGATTGAAATGATATGTCTCCCTTTCCTTGTCACTTCTCTGATCTCAGCACATAACCTCTATATATACGCCACCATCCATTAGTCCCTCCACATCAAGTCCCAACGAACCCCAAAAAATATTCTCAGCACTTGCACCCAGGCAAAGATTCCATGGGAGCGAAGCTTTCCTGCTTTTCCAACCACCGAGGCGGCCTCTCGCAGCAGCCACGCCAACCGGCGCCTGTCAGGGTCATTGCCGCGGACGGTTCGCTGAAGGAACTCCCGGCCAGCCCAGGCGTCACCGTCTCCGACGTCCTCGGCGGCAGCGCCGCGTCCTTCTTCGTGTGCAACTCCGACGCGCTCTACTTCGACCAGAGCCCTCCGGCGCTGGCATCCGGCGAGGTACTCCGGCCGGGACAGATATACTTCGTGCTCCCGGCGGCGTTGCAACGGCGGCCGCTGTCGAGCGCCGAGATGGTCTCGCTTGCGGTGCGCGCGAGCTCGGCGATCGCGGACAAGAAGCCGCAGCAGAGGCGGGGGCGCTTCAGCGGCGGGAAGAAGAAGGTGCGCGTCATGCCGGTGCACGAGGAGTTGGAGGACGGCGAGGACGTTCTGCTGAACGAGAAGCTTAACGAGCGGACGCTCGGGGAGTTCGCTGTGTCGCCGAAGAGCGAAGAAAAGATCGCCGTCGTGGGAGCGCGGTCGCGGCTGAAGATGAAGCTGAAGCGCGCTCTGAGTATCATTCAAGAGGTTGCTGAATGAAGCGTACCTCAAAAAGTTgtaaatactactactactagtgtttttttattttagtttttggTTTTGTTTGAAGCCCAAATATTTAATTGGTTTAGTAGATTTAGGATAACAAGAACATGAATTCTGCGAAACAGTATGTGAATACGTGTCGTTCCTAAATACTTTTTCCGTCCGAAATTATTTGTCGCAAAAATTTATAAAGTAGGATGTATCTTAaaataaaatacatctagatgcaTTCATTCTtgtgacaagtattttcggacggagcgaGTATAGTTTCTTTTTTAAGCTTTGACTAGAGCACTACAtacactttagagtatagatttactcattttgctccgtatgtagtcttcagacatatagacatactttagacatATAGACATATAGATATACTTTAGAAATACTTTAGACATATAGATATACTtcagaatatagattcactcattttgctccatgTGTAGTCttctgatgaaatctttaaaaagatttatatttaggaacgaagaaaGTATAATTCACTAGAACTAGAATACTAGTATATGGAAAACTACAGAATGCAAAATAATTTTTGAGTTGTTAAATTTTTAGCAGACTCTATACCCCACAGTGCGGGATCGTTGCTGGCGCTGAAGAAACGGGATAGTGGCATTTCACGGTATGGTCGGGGCGGCCGTTCCGAGGAAGACTGGACGGCGATGCGAGCACGATAGTGCCGCTCATCGCGGGAGGCGAAAGCAGTCGGTTAGAGGCTTAAAGCATCCACAATTGGATCCCTGGAGAAGATGTGCTTGCTTCATTCAGGCGCAGTGCATGGTCATTCTTTGTTTGGACATGACACAAGAGGATCGGCCCCTTTCCCCGCGAAGGTGGACCTGTGTGCTAGGCTGAAGAGACGGGTGATTAGCCTTGCAGTCCTGTAAAGGGTACGTAAGCGCCAATTGCTAGGATAGCTAACCTCAAAGACGACAATGCTAATACAAAAAAAATTCACCGCCATAACAATGCCAAAAGAAAGAAGAATCACATCCATAGGATCAATCATGAAAATGGTTGGGTCATCGAGCacgaaaagaaagaaaagattaTCCATAGCCACTTTTTGGAGGTCATGAGCAAAGGTAGTACGAGCAACGTTGATTTTTACTGGGACGAGCTGAACTCCCAGCCCCACGATTTGCATGACTAAGGAGGAGGTTTTGGCGGCCATCCGCCCTCGCGGCTTCACGTGCATCTTCTTCAAAAGGTGTGGGGATTTCATCAAGCATGATCTCATGCGCGTCATCCAGAGCTTTGACTCCCTACACATCGCCAATTTGCAATGGTTCAACTCCGCCAACGTGGTGCACTTGCCCAAGAAGAAGGGTGTGGAAGGCATCGCCGACTACAGGCCTATTAGCCTCATGCATGCTATTGCAAAGATTATTGCCAAGATCCTTGCCTTGCGACTGGCCCCTCACATGGACGCTCTAGTGTCCAATGCCCAAAGTGCTTTCATAAAGAAGAGGAGTGTCCATGACAACTTCATGTATGTTCGCAACTACGCGCGTCGGTTGCACAAGCGCAAGACCTTCGAACTTGTCTTCAAGCTTGACATCGAAAAGGCTTTCGACTCGGTCAAGTGGGACTACATCCTTGACCTATTGCAACGCAAGAGGTTCCCCTCCAAATTCAGGAATT
This genomic stretch from Hordeum vulgare subsp. vulgare chromosome 6H, MorexV3_pseudomolecules_assembly, whole genome shotgun sequence harbors:
- the LOC123402791 gene encoding uncharacterized protein LOC123402791 is translated as MGAKLSCFSNHRGGLSQQPRQPAPVRVIAADGSLKELPASPGVTVSDVLGGSAASFFVCNSDALYFDQSPPALASGEVLRPGQIYFVLPAALQRRPLSSAEMVSLAVRASSAIADKKPQQRRGRFSGGKKKVRVMPVHEELEDGEDVLLNEKLNERTLGEFAVSPKSEEKIAVVGARSRLKMKLKRALSIIQEVAE